The uncultured Roseibium sp. genome contains a region encoding:
- a CDS encoding WecB/TagA/CpsF family glycosyltransferase — protein MLARNQDIDFIREIDTAQIGPLNILRMDREGAIDLVRTAVLSRQRMDIAICNAHTILSALDDPAYAETLQSLTLFNDGIGAELASRFLHDKGFPDNLNGTDLVPAILKEIGVPLRIYLLGAGEEQVRAAGAHITETYPQHTVVGVRNGYFDLSEVEEICETVKAASPDLLLVGMGNPLQEHFIAQHGDRMGATVTIGVGALFDFMSGTVIRAPKPIQNIGLEWLFRLLQEPRRLSKRYLIGIPRFFYKIQGLKRFAKASSSAK, from the coding sequence ATGTTGGCAAGAAATCAGGATATCGATTTCATTCGAGAGATCGATACAGCGCAAATAGGTCCGCTGAATATATTGCGGATGGACCGGGAAGGTGCAATCGACCTCGTGCGCACCGCCGTACTCTCGCGCCAGCGCATGGACATTGCCATCTGCAATGCCCATACGATCCTGTCTGCCCTCGATGATCCCGCCTATGCGGAAACCCTTCAGTCTTTGACGCTCTTCAACGATGGCATTGGCGCCGAATTGGCCAGCAGGTTCCTTCATGACAAAGGCTTTCCGGACAATCTCAACGGCACGGATCTCGTTCCCGCGATCCTGAAGGAAATCGGCGTCCCGTTGCGGATTTATCTTCTCGGGGCGGGTGAGGAACAGGTCCGGGCAGCGGGCGCGCACATAACTGAAACCTATCCGCAGCATACTGTTGTCGGCGTTCGCAACGGCTATTTTGACCTGAGCGAAGTGGAAGAGATCTGTGAAACGGTGAAAGCCGCAAGCCCTGATCTGCTGCTTGTGGGTATGGGCAATCCGCTTCAGGAACACTTCATCGCGCAGCATGGGGACCGGATGGGTGCCACGGTAACGATCGGCGTCGGCGCTCTGTTCGACTTCATGTCGGGTACTGTGATCCGCGCGCCCAAACCGATCCAGAACATCGGCCTGGAGTGGCTGTTCCGTCTCCTGCAGGAGCCGCGCCGACTTTCAAAACGCTACCTGATCGGCATTCCCAGGTTCTTCTACAAGATCCAGGGCCTGAAACGATTCGCCAAGGCTTCCTCAAGCGCTAAGTAA